A portion of the Sphingobacterium spiritivorum genome contains these proteins:
- a CDS encoding DUF6443 domain-containing protein — MKRPLLSTILTLSILLTLSTVKGQNTDLILTSYSGQGQIKASSSVTLKPGFHIPSGSTVRIYTSSSLQTHPVLQTQLSGNQNYILTRTFRKAGVTLANLSQSRTVEEENQTVQYFDGLGRPLQSIQIMASPTHKDIVQHIEYDGFGRESKKYLPYATSGSMDGSYKPTAGVDIMNFYNPATGWDAAVKKTGYPYAETQFENSPLNRVQAQGSPGEAWQLSSGHTVRTDYGTNAANDVKLWQLNAAENGATATFYQPGKLYKTTTKDENWSSGKSGTVEEYKDFDGRVVLKRVWETESKKLETHYVYDDFGDLRYVVPPAVTVNTFSEDAADPNYDAYIYGYKYDGRRRLTDKKIPGKGKEELVYNTNDQIVLSRDANRRAAGEWLFSKYDAFGRVIMTGIYNSTESAAALTAQINSNGQTAGRLWENPTTTDQGYTNAVFPTTIAYYHTINYYDRYDFPENSFGAPAGNQASGARVKTLLTGTKTTTLGTGDMLLTTHYYDLEGRVIQSKSQNHIGGTDITDNSYSFTGELESSTRRHTVNGQTTTITTTNEYDHVGRLVNSRQQINSQPEVTLLANSYNEIGQLKTKTVGADQQGNNPVNTTDYRYNERGWMTSSTSPHFSQQLSYQDPVKGAAAQWNGNISEQQWGQTTTLNQHFVYSYDKLNRLINGSSPTSGMSEVLNYDDMGNITNLTRDGSGISYSYTGNRLNTVSGLINGSYSYDENGNAKTDRMGMNLSYNHLNLPRQVTGGGNTITYLYDAGGNKLRKTANTTGQRDYAGGIEYQNGVIELIHTAEGVAYRNANGTYSYRYNLTDHLGNVRATIYRNPNTNAVEVLQRDDYYPFGLQKSPNPVYGNNKYLYNGKEKQEELGGQLDYGARFYDPVIGRWNVADPLGEIFENVSPYNYGLNNPISMIDPDGMTPADTVIRGGVLPGATVTGIATGAAATQFGAVGIAAGAGWMAGDLIAKNIRGITNGIATGLIWLGVNPNSLYHPDVIPDKYKVNSEKPTVESLKKKSRFEKKTGGKGGEGTDIYNAEGGFDQANKDYDSLVIPGSSKPIPGGRVGKTSEGKTINVRDHSSQDDRPTIEIYNPTTKHKETKFRY, encoded by the coding sequence ATGAAAAGACCTCTTTTATCCACGATATTAACCTTATCAATCCTGCTAACCCTATCCACGGTTAAGGGACAGAATACGGATCTGATTCTGACCAGCTACAGCGGTCAGGGTCAGATCAAAGCCAGTAGCAGTGTTACGCTGAAGCCGGGCTTCCATATCCCTTCAGGCAGTACGGTTCGGATCTATACCAGCAGCAGCCTGCAGACACATCCGGTTTTACAAACCCAGCTGAGTGGTAACCAGAACTATATCCTGACGCGTACCTTTCGCAAGGCAGGTGTAACATTAGCCAATCTATCCCAGTCCCGCACAGTAGAAGAGGAGAACCAGACAGTACAGTACTTTGACGGCCTGGGCCGGCCACTGCAGAGTATACAGATCATGGCTTCCCCTACCCACAAGGACATCGTGCAGCATATAGAGTACGACGGCTTTGGCAGGGAGAGCAAAAAGTATCTTCCTTATGCCACTTCCGGAAGTATGGACGGCAGCTATAAACCCACAGCCGGAGTGGATATAATGAATTTCTATAATCCAGCTACAGGCTGGGATGCTGCAGTAAAGAAAACAGGCTATCCCTATGCAGAGACACAGTTTGAGAACAGTCCGCTGAACCGGGTGCAGGCTCAGGGTTCTCCGGGCGAAGCCTGGCAACTGAGCTCAGGTCATACGGTACGTACAGACTACGGTACCAATGCAGCCAATGATGTGAAACTATGGCAGCTCAATGCAGCCGAAAACGGAGCTACAGCAACCTTCTATCAACCGGGTAAGCTGTATAAAACCACCACCAAAGATGAGAACTGGAGCAGTGGTAAGAGCGGTACCGTAGAAGAATACAAAGACTTCGATGGAAGAGTCGTACTGAAACGTGTCTGGGAAACAGAGAGCAAAAAACTGGAGACGCATTATGTCTACGATGACTTCGGCGACCTTCGCTATGTAGTCCCACCTGCAGTGACTGTTAACACATTCAGTGAAGATGCTGCAGACCCCAACTATGATGCATACATCTATGGCTATAAATATGACGGTCGCAGACGCCTGACAGATAAGAAGATCCCGGGTAAAGGAAAAGAAGAACTGGTGTATAATACCAATGACCAAATAGTGCTGAGCCGTGATGCCAACCGCAGAGCAGCCGGAGAATGGCTGTTCAGTAAATACGATGCATTTGGCCGGGTAATTATGACCGGTATCTACAACAGCACCGAGAGTGCAGCTGCGCTGACTGCTCAGATTAACAGCAATGGCCAGACAGCAGGCCGGCTTTGGGAAAATCCGACAACTACAGATCAGGGGTATACCAATGCTGTCTTTCCAACCACTATTGCGTATTACCATACGATCAACTACTACGACCGGTATGACTTTCCGGAGAACAGCTTTGGAGCTCCGGCAGGAAATCAGGCTTCCGGAGCTCGGGTAAAGACCTTGTTGACGGGCACTAAAACCACCACACTGGGAACAGGCGATATGCTGCTGACCACCCACTATTATGATCTGGAAGGAAGGGTGATCCAGAGTAAGAGTCAGAACCATATCGGCGGTACAGATATCACGGACAACAGTTACAGCTTCACCGGAGAACTGGAAAGCAGCACCCGCAGACATACCGTTAACGGACAAACCACTACTATCACCACTACCAATGAATACGATCATGTCGGCCGTCTGGTCAACAGCAGACAACAGATCAACAGTCAGCCGGAAGTCACTTTACTGGCCAACAGTTACAATGAGATCGGACAGCTGAAGACAAAGACAGTAGGAGCAGATCAGCAGGGAAATAATCCGGTGAATACGACAGATTACCGGTACAATGAGCGGGGATGGATGACAAGCAGTACTTCACCTCACTTCAGCCAGCAGCTCAGTTATCAGGATCCGGTCAAAGGAGCAGCAGCACAATGGAACGGCAACATCTCTGAACAGCAATGGGGGCAGACGACAACCCTCAATCAGCATTTTGTGTACAGTTATGATAAACTGAACCGGTTGATCAATGGAAGCAGTCCCACATCCGGCATGTCTGAAGTCCTGAACTACGATGATATGGGTAATATCACGAATCTGACCCGAGACGGATCCGGGATCAGTTACAGCTATACGGGCAACAGGCTGAATACCGTATCCGGTCTTATCAATGGCAGCTACAGCTATGATGAAAACGGCAATGCAAAGACCGATCGGATGGGTATGAATCTGAGCTACAATCACCTGAATCTACCCCGTCAGGTGACAGGAGGAGGGAACACGATTACCTACCTGTATGATGCAGGCGGCAATAAACTTCGTAAAACAGCCAACACCACAGGACAGCGGGATTATGCAGGCGGAATAGAATACCAGAACGGAGTAATCGAACTGATTCACACCGCAGAAGGCGTAGCCTACCGGAATGCAAACGGCACATACAGCTACCGCTACAACCTGACGGACCACCTGGGAAATGTCAGAGCTACCATCTACCGGAATCCGAATACAAATGCAGTGGAAGTCTTACAAAGAGATGATTACTATCCGTTTGGTTTACAGAAATCCCCAAATCCGGTATATGGAAATAATAAGTATCTTTATAATGGGAAAGAGAAACAGGAGGAGTTAGGTGGCCAGTTGGACTATGGAGCCAGATTCTACGATCCTGTGATTGGAAGATGGAATGTGGCGGATCCGTTAGGGGAAATCTTTGAAAATGTGTCACCATATAATTATGGTCTAAATAACCCCATATCAATGATAGATCCAGATGGGATGACACCTGCTGATACAGTGATTAGAGGAGGTGTACTTCCTGGAGCAACAGTTACGGGTATAGCCACAGGAGCAGCAGCAACTCAATTTGGAGCTGTGGGAATTGCTGCGGGAGCAGGATGGATGGCCGGTGATCTCATTGCTAAAAATATCAGAGGTATTACAAATGGAATCGCCACAGGATTAATTTGGTTGGGAGTAAATCCAAACAGCTTATATCACCCTGATGTTATACCTGATAAGTATAAAGTTAATTCAGAAAAACCAACTGTTGAAAGCTTAAAGAAAAAATCTCGGTTTGAGAAGAAAACTGGGGGGAAAGGCGGAGAGGGAACTGATATTTATAATGCTGAAGGTGGATTCGATCAAGCAAATAAAGATTATGATAGCCTCGTCATACCGGGTTCATCCAAACCTATTCCTGGGGGAAGAGTCGGCAAGACATCAGAAGGAAAA
- a CDS encoding SusC/RagA family TonB-linked outer membrane protein has protein sequence MKVKMHMHALLILGLSYQLQHPLDSFAKESAAIKSSPPVSSVYQTTLRGKVVNDKGEGIAGVTIKNLSASHTVQSSADGTFTIQGKVSDKLSFTYVGYDALQYTVSDTAPMTITLSNSSVVLEDITITGYTSYAKKLSSNVATTIQAKAIEQVPMASLDQVLQGRVPGMSVLASSGQPGANASVIIRGVGSINGVTTPLYVVDGIPISASELKNYNSNDFENVTVLRDASAKSLYGSRGSNGVIVITTKKGKAGGLSVNYTSQYGVSKLTRPKFQMMNSEQRLRFEEEVGLEMDDDIGPGWTYSSKNPANANWTPAEAANAGRILDSLRGLNVDWRDYFFQTGKFMEQQASLSGGNENVRFFNSVGYYKQDGVAVRSGLERYTLRSNVDFNMNKFSGGVNVTIGYSNSSFTEGVGESRVGSSMASVFYALPYEYPYAPDGTLIHFGNEDDYNILDQREGSAGLERLLNSSSKSELFSTNIGMNLAYQITPQLKAHTRLGIDYKNTVTQDYINPDSYYGSRNRAPTIGGKGLFGEGYARTTSLISTSGLTYQNTFADEHNVEFSGYFEYLYDRYRAFGYQGYGIDGRQPETPAGVNVSAVFLPGINGGRTRSALTSFLGAGRYSYANKYSLTASYRYDGSTKVARENRWHGFYSLGANWNVKGEDFLQGSNLIQGLNIRASYGTTASQFASDFLYLATYLTDISYGGETAIRPATAGNPQFDWEYVDEFNAGFDLELFPKKRLRISADYYNKLTRNMFIDQPPSLTSGFDILSLSSGKMRNRGVEFSVQGDVINKDDFGFSLGVNGAYNKNKILFISDVTEEMLDGDTRILKVGMPYGTYYAPEWAGVNPDTGEPQYYNRDGSITTTYDESSQSVTKSGTLYPSFIGGFTTGLRWKDLTLDALFSFVTNVQRWNNEDFYNENADYMTSNQSIRMLENRWKKAGDQAILQRIDIPRQYTSKDIQDASFLRLRNVNLSYNLPQSALSKIGFVKGVRIFFQGQNLLTWTSWRGLDPENSEARGRFQYPAPRTYTAGLNVKF, from the coding sequence ATGAAAGTAAAAATGCATATGCATGCACTTTTGATTCTGGGGTTATCCTATCAACTCCAGCATCCGTTAGATTCTTTTGCAAAAGAGAGTGCAGCTATAAAGTCCTCTCCTCCTGTTTCGTCTGTTTATCAGACTACCTTAAGAGGAAAGGTTGTCAACGATAAAGGAGAAGGTATTGCCGGAGTTACGATCAAAAACCTGAGCGCCAGCCATACGGTACAATCTTCAGCTGACGGGACATTCACCATTCAGGGAAAAGTATCCGATAAACTGTCCTTTACCTATGTAGGGTATGATGCTCTCCAGTATACGGTATCAGATACCGCTCCTATGACCATCACATTATCCAATTCCAGTGTTGTACTGGAAGACATTACCATTACAGGTTATACCAGCTATGCGAAGAAGCTTTCCAGTAATGTGGCCACTACGATACAGGCTAAAGCCATTGAACAGGTTCCTATGGCTTCTCTGGATCAGGTACTACAGGGGCGCGTACCGGGGATGAGTGTACTGGCCAGTTCGGGACAGCCGGGAGCCAATGCCAGTGTAATTATCCGTGGTGTAGGAAGTATCAACGGAGTAACGACTCCTCTGTATGTAGTGGATGGTATTCCTATTTCCGCATCGGAGCTCAAAAACTATAATTCCAATGATTTTGAGAACGTCACCGTTTTACGTGACGCTTCTGCGAAGTCTCTGTATGGATCAAGGGGATCAAACGGAGTTATCGTTATTACGACTAAGAAAGGAAAAGCAGGCGGATTATCCGTTAATTATACCTCCCAGTATGGAGTTTCCAAACTAACCCGTCCGAAATTCCAGATGATGAACAGTGAACAGCGTCTGCGTTTTGAGGAAGAGGTCGGACTTGAGATGGATGATGATATCGGTCCGGGCTGGACATATTCATCCAAAAATCCTGCAAATGCCAACTGGACACCTGCCGAAGCAGCCAATGCGGGCCGTATTCTGGACAGTCTCCGCGGACTGAATGTAGACTGGAGAGATTATTTCTTCCAGACCGGAAAATTTATGGAACAACAGGCCAGTCTGAGTGGTGGAAATGAAAATGTACGCTTCTTTAACAGTGTTGGCTATTACAAACAGGATGGTGTAGCTGTACGTTCCGGTTTGGAAAGGTATACCCTCCGCAGCAATGTAGATTTTAATATGAATAAATTTTCCGGAGGGGTAAATGTAACTATTGGATATTCCAATTCCAGTTTTACAGAAGGTGTGGGCGAAAGCAGAGTCGGCTCCTCTATGGCTTCCGTATTTTATGCTCTTCCATATGAATATCCATATGCTCCTGACGGCACATTGATTCACTTCGGAAATGAAGATGATTATAATATTCTTGATCAGCGTGAAGGAAGTGCCGGCCTGGAACGTTTACTAAATTCAAGTAGTAAAAGCGAACTGTTCAGCACCAATATAGGGATGAATCTGGCTTATCAGATTACACCACAGCTAAAAGCCCATACACGACTGGGAATTGATTACAAAAATACAGTCACACAAGACTATATTAATCCGGATTCATACTACGGATCCCGCAACCGTGCGCCTACCATTGGCGGAAAAGGTTTGTTCGGAGAAGGATATGCCCGGACTACCAGTCTTATTTCCACATCCGGACTGACTTATCAGAATACGTTTGCGGATGAGCATAATGTAGAATTTTCCGGATATTTCGAGTATTTGTATGACCGCTATCGTGCATTTGGTTATCAGGGATACGGTATCGATGGCCGGCAACCCGAAACTCCTGCAGGGGTTAACGTAAGTGCTGTCTTCTTACCTGGAATAAACGGAGGTCGCACCCGAAGCGCATTAACCTCCTTTTTAGGTGCTGGAAGATACTCCTATGCTAATAAATATTCATTAACCGCAAGTTACCGTTATGACGGCTCTACAAAAGTAGCAAGAGAAAACCGCTGGCATGGATTTTACTCTTTAGGAGCCAACTGGAATGTAAAAGGAGAAGATTTTTTACAGGGTAGCAATCTGATACAAGGATTGAATATACGGGCAAGTTATGGTACTACAGCCAGCCAGTTTGCAAGTGATTTTCTATACTTAGCGACTTATCTGACAGACATTTCTTACGGAGGAGAAACCGCCATCCGTCCTGCCACAGCCGGAAATCCTCAATTTGACTGGGAATATGTAGATGAATTCAATGCCGGATTTGATCTGGAGCTATTTCCAAAGAAAAGACTGAGAATTTCTGCTGACTATTATAATAAGCTCACCAGAAATATGTTTATTGACCAACCACCTTCTTTAACATCTGGGTTTGATATCCTTTCACTTAGCTCCGGAAAGATGAGAAATCGTGGTGTAGAATTCAGTGTACAGGGAGATGTCATCAATAAAGATGACTTCGGTTTTAGTCTGGGGGTAAACGGAGCTTACAATAAGAACAAAATTTTGTTTATATCTGATGTAACCGAAGAAATGCTTGATGGAGATACCCGTATCTTAAAAGTAGGCATGCCTTACGGTACATATTATGCTCCTGAATGGGCGGGTGTCAATCCGGATACAGGAGAACCTCAATATTACAACCGGGATGGTTCTATTACTACAACTTATGATGAATCCTCGCAAAGTGTCACCAAGTCCGGGACGTTATACCCTTCCTTTATCGGAGGATTTACCACCGGATTACGTTGGAAAGACCTGACATTGGATGCCTTATTCTCTTTTGTGACAAATGTACAACGCTGGAACAATGAAGATTTCTACAATGAAAATGCAGATTATATGACCAGTAATCAATCTATACGGATGTTGGAAAACCGGTGGAAAAAAGCAGGAGATCAGGCCATCCTGCAACGTATAGATATCCCGAGACAATATACATCCAAGGATATTCAGGATGCATCCTTTCTGCGTCTTCGTAATGTCAATCTGAGTTACAATCTACCGCAGTCAGCCTTGTCTAAAATTGGTTTTGTAAAAGGAGTACGGATATTTTTCCAGGGACAGAATCTACTTACCTGGACATCATGGAGAGGGCTTGATCCGGAGAACAGTGAAGCCAGAGGCCGTTTCCAATATCCTGCACCCAGAACATATACTGCTGGTTTAAATGTTAAATTCTAA
- a CDS encoding RagB/SusD family nutrient uptake outer membrane protein, protein MKRNTMLFKKIVWTIILPVSLLSFQACNELDIKPTDGIDPDKAFRNLEDIDMGIKGAYAAIDYTLIENNVTVSDEAIMPAENVVSNTNAYRWLYTASSSSVTSAFREYYIVIDRTNRVLAGLEKLTNVDETEKRHFRGELLAIRAYAHLELLRAFSGGYEPANLAVPYMLESKISYPARNTVQEVINFIKTDLNEALNLIGDEASVSRISKPAVYAILARTALYSKDWPLAISASTSAINAKPLASQQNFARIWTDQSEDEVIWSLKKSEASDSRIGSFLFREDGGIALFAPSNKLLNLFDKDNDIRYSSYITYDPDRGAGKSPYLIKKYIGRSSDAPGLTNIKLFRAGEMYLIRAEAYAETPNQLLGTADLNQLRKSRITGYTDQTFADKEALIREIYTERYKELAYEGHRFFDLKRRNLPVQRSAQDAVNTSGALTLESGKAQYNFPIPATEMSVNKNMVQNPNYSN, encoded by the coding sequence ATGAAAAGAAATACAATGTTATTCAAAAAAATAGTTTGGACGATCATCCTTCCGGTAAGTTTACTTTCTTTTCAGGCCTGTAACGAACTGGATATCAAACCAACGGACGGTATAGATCCGGATAAAGCATTTCGCAATCTGGAAGATATAGACATGGGTATAAAAGGTGCCTATGCTGCCATAGATTATACTTTAATAGAAAATAATGTCACAGTCTCTGATGAAGCCATTATGCCGGCAGAAAACGTGGTTAGCAATACTAATGCCTATCGCTGGCTATATACAGCCAGCAGTAGCTCTGTAACCAGTGCTTTTAGGGAATACTATATTGTCATTGACAGAACTAACCGTGTTTTAGCCGGTTTAGAGAAACTTACGAATGTAGATGAAACTGAAAAAAGACACTTTAGAGGTGAGTTACTGGCTATCCGGGCTTACGCACATCTGGAACTGTTGAGAGCTTTTTCAGGCGGGTACGAACCCGCTAATCTGGCTGTTCCTTATATGCTAGAATCCAAGATCAGCTATCCAGCACGTAATACAGTACAGGAAGTGATCAATTTTATAAAGACAGATCTGAATGAGGCTCTCAATCTCATCGGAGATGAAGCATCTGTAAGCCGGATATCCAAACCTGCTGTTTATGCAATTCTGGCACGTACCGCCTTATACAGCAAAGACTGGCCTTTAGCGATATCTGCATCTACATCAGCAATCAATGCCAAACCTTTGGCTTCCCAACAAAACTTTGCCAGAATATGGACAGATCAGTCAGAAGATGAAGTTATCTGGTCTTTAAAGAAGTCTGAAGCCAGTGACTCCAGAATCGGAAGTTTTCTTTTCAGAGAAGACGGAGGTATTGCTTTATTTGCACCTTCCAATAAACTGTTAAATTTATTTGATAAGGACAATGACATCCGTTATTCGAGTTATATCACGTACGATCCTGACAGAGGAGCAGGAAAATCTCCTTACTTAATCAAAAAATATATTGGTCGTAGTTCTGATGCTCCTGGACTGACTAATATCAAACTTTTCCGCGCAGGCGAAATGTACCTGATACGTGCAGAGGCATATGCCGAAACACCAAATCAATTGTTAGGTACTGCGGATCTTAATCAGCTCCGCAAATCCAGAATTACCGGTTATACCGATCAGACATTTGCTGATAAAGAAGCACTGATACGTGAGATCTATACCGAACGTTATAAAGAGCTTGCTTACGAAGGACACCGATTTTTTGATTTGAAACGCAGAAATCTTCCTGTACAACGTTCAGCTCAGGATGCCGTGAATACATCAGGAGCATTAACATTAGAGTCCGGAAAAGCACAGTATAACTTCCCGATACCAGCAACAGAAATGTCAGTCAATAAAAATATGGTTCAAAATCCGAATTATTCAAATTAG
- a CDS encoding isoaspartyl peptidase/L-asparaginase family protein: MKRTIIILLAIGTTLVAFKNAPDPPVRTSNTDKTYVLAIHGGAGTILRSNMTPEMEKAYKDALTLALQKGYEQIKKGKSSLDAVEQAIHVMEDSPLFNAGKGAVFTNDGKNELDASIMNGKTLEAGAVAGVTTIKNPISAARAVMQKSEHVMMVGKGAELFARQAGIEIVDPSYFWTKMRWDALQKIKKEDSTKVQLDHDQKQSQRLGILNKDSKFGTVGCVALDKSGNLAAGTSTGGMTNKKFGRVGDSPIIGAGTYANNATVAVSCTGWGEYYIRNVAAYTVSALMEYKQESVKVASQTVIDNIGKMGGDGGLIALDKSGNLAMPFNTEGMYRGMITSDGQIEIYIYK; this comes from the coding sequence ATGAAAAGAACAATAATAATCCTACTGGCGATTGGTACTACTTTGGTTGCATTCAAAAATGCACCTGATCCACCTGTCCGAACATCAAATACGGATAAAACTTATGTTTTGGCTATTCACGGCGGAGCAGGAACTATTCTGCGATCCAATATGACTCCGGAGATGGAAAAAGCATACAAAGATGCACTGACTCTAGCCTTACAGAAAGGATATGAGCAGATCAAAAAGGGCAAGTCAAGTCTTGATGCCGTCGAACAGGCTATTCATGTTATGGAAGATTCTCCCCTCTTTAATGCCGGGAAAGGTGCTGTATTTACCAATGACGGCAAAAACGAGTTGGATGCTTCTATTATGAATGGTAAAACACTGGAAGCCGGAGCCGTAGCAGGTGTGACAACTATCAAAAATCCCATCAGCGCTGCCCGCGCAGTAATGCAAAAATCCGAACATGTCATGATGGTAGGAAAAGGTGCAGAACTTTTTGCCAGACAAGCTGGCATTGAAATCGTAGATCCTTCTTATTTCTGGACAAAAATGCGGTGGGATGCCTTGCAAAAAATCAAGAAAGAAGACAGTACCAAGGTACAACTGGATCACGATCAGAAGCAGAGCCAACGTTTGGGTATACTTAACAAAGATTCCAAATTTGGAACTGTCGGCTGTGTAGCACTGGACAAAAGCGGAAATCTGGCAGCAGGAACTTCTACAGGAGGTATGACCAATAAGAAGTTTGGCCGAGTAGGTGATTCTCCGATCATTGGAGCCGGAACTTATGCCAACAATGCTACGGTAGCCGTATCCTGCACAGGATGGGGTGAATATTATATCCGCAATGTAGCCGCCTATACAGTCTCTGCTCTGATGGAATATAAACAGGAATCTGTCAAAGTTGCGAGTCAGACAGTAATCGATAATATTGGAAAAATGGGTGGTGACGGTGGTCTGATCGCCTTAGATAAATCGGGCAATCTTGCTATGCCTTTTAATACAGAAGGTATGTACCGTGGTATGATCACATCAGATGGTCAGATCGAAATATATATTTACAAATAA
- a CDS encoding cyanophycinase, with translation MKLKFKKALLIVGLGCLSLTSFAKEIKEPKGSLFIIGGGAKDPQLIRSMVDAAALSAQDYIMILPMASTVADASVADIKEQLQEVTDHKITAINFSKADASDPRLVDSVRKAKLIYITGGDQNRFMAVVEQSPLFDAIHNAYQQGACIAGTSAGAAIMSDQMITGEQAQDSTYRATFNRLNKDNLVTAKGMGLIRTAIIDQHFIKRSRYNRLFSALAEHPDKICIGIDESTAILIHNKKAKVVGQFQVVVASKPVKLEVNKDGRIIWDDIRLSIYDNGKTFPIQ, from the coding sequence ATGAAATTAAAATTCAAGAAAGCACTCCTGATCGTTGGTCTGGGGTGCTTATCCTTAACATCTTTTGCAAAAGAAATAAAGGAGCCCAAAGGCTCTCTGTTTATTATCGGAGGTGGTGCTAAAGATCCGCAGCTGATCCGAAGTATGGTCGATGCTGCAGCATTATCTGCCCAGGATTATATTATGATACTGCCTATGGCCAGTACAGTGGCAGATGCTTCTGTAGCCGATATAAAAGAACAACTGCAGGAAGTAACAGATCATAAAATAACAGCAATAAATTTCTCTAAAGCTGATGCATCAGATCCCAGACTGGTAGATTCTGTAAGAAAAGCAAAACTCATCTATATAACCGGAGGCGATCAGAACAGATTCATGGCTGTGGTCGAGCAGTCTCCCTTATTTGATGCTATTCACAACGCTTATCAACAAGGGGCCTGTATTGCAGGTACAAGTGCAGGTGCTGCAATCATGAGCGATCAGATGATTACCGGTGAGCAAGCTCAGGATTCTACTTATCGGGCTACCTTTAACCGGTTGAACAAAGATAATTTAGTCACTGCAAAAGGAATGGGACTCATCCGTACAGCTATTATTGATCAGCATTTTATTAAGAGAAGCCGTTATAACAGATTATTTTCTGCTTTAGCTGAACATCCGGATAAGATCTGTATTGGTATAGATGAGAGCACTGCAATACTTATTCACAATAAAAAAGCAAAAGTCGTAGGGCAGTTTCAGGTTGTAGTGGCCAGCAAACCAGTAAAACTGGAGGTAAATAAAGACGGCAGAATTATCTGGGATGATATCCGGCTCAGTATTTACGATAACGGAAAAACGTTTCCGATACAATAA
- the ccoS gene encoding cbb3-type cytochrome oxidase assembly protein CcoS: MSIIFFLIGCSIFVALIFLGAFFWAHKTGQNEDTYTPSVRILFDDEVKEIPAEKHK; encoded by the coding sequence ATGAGTATAATATTTTTTCTGATCGGATGCAGTATTTTTGTGGCATTGATCTTTTTAGGTGCTTTTTTCTGGGCGCATAAAACAGGGCAGAATGAGGATACTTACACGCCTTCGGTTCGGATCTTATTTGATGATGAAGTCAAAGAGATACCTGCCGAAAAACATAAATAA